From a single Streptomyces sp. NBC_00377 genomic region:
- a CDS encoding AfsR/SARP family transcriptional regulator, with product MPSSTMAAADNAAKSGGLVIEIGLLGSLRVLRNGEDVTPSAPKLRRVLALLVLNANSLVSVDQLCEELWEDHPPFSALTTLQTYIYQLRRRLLLATGQQGAPFGTRPPHGTPALLTRVGGYELRLQDKQAVDAYQFERLVERGKAEERSGAPEEAARTLAEALDVWRGPALVDVSAGRRLSAWSTQLEGRRKNVQEQRFSLELELGRHNAVLDELAGAFRDHPTHEAFAGQLMKALHRCGRRPDALEVFRTLRCHLVDELGLEPSLQLQRLHQEVLADRRQPAAAVGRTTRTGGPAGPGARPNSPAPAQLPADIGDFVGREDELAQLEAFLGGNRACTGMRVVEVHGPPGVGKSAFAIRAAHRLRPRFPDGQLFVDLSTVGDGSQQLTDVLSACLSACGIEREKQPTGLDELSRLFRSWTADRRVLVVVDDVLAASQLRAVMPGGAGCAVVATNRYRAHSLSTGRKITLPTLSADEALELYDRVAEDRSPAQDRPAVRELIHMCEGLPLAVRAVAGRVAARPSWSAGRLVDRLRGNQRLLLELPAGTQSLMSTVASSYRHLPEPSRELLHLLLRLGRPRWSIGEVRALMPGRAGDTETLLEYLVDVHLVEETIPSAADPVYTVPTLTRQALLQLLPGRGGVHAECPGDTVDRPRGNVVLAKATAPRQAS from the coding sequence CGTGACCCCGTCCGCCCCGAAACTGCGTCGGGTGCTGGCCCTGCTGGTGCTCAATGCGAACTCGCTGGTCAGTGTGGACCAGTTGTGTGAGGAGCTGTGGGAGGACCACCCGCCGTTCAGCGCATTGACCACCCTGCAAACCTACATTTATCAGCTACGGCGCAGACTGCTTCTCGCCACCGGGCAGCAGGGCGCCCCCTTCGGGACCCGCCCGCCGCACGGAACTCCCGCCCTGCTCACCCGGGTCGGCGGTTACGAGCTCCGGTTGCAGGACAAGCAGGCGGTGGACGCCTACCAGTTCGAACGCCTGGTCGAGCGTGGCAAGGCGGAGGAGCGGAGCGGCGCCCCCGAGGAGGCGGCCCGCACGCTGGCGGAGGCCCTCGACGTGTGGCGGGGGCCGGCCCTGGTCGACGTCAGCGCCGGCCGACGCCTCTCGGCCTGGTCGACGCAGCTCGAAGGGCGCCGTAAGAACGTCCAGGAGCAACGATTCTCCTTGGAGCTCGAACTCGGCCGGCACAACGCGGTGCTGGACGAGCTGGCGGGCGCGTTCCGTGACCATCCGACCCACGAGGCCTTCGCCGGACAGCTGATGAAGGCCCTGCACCGGTGCGGCCGCAGGCCCGACGCCCTCGAGGTCTTCCGCACCCTGCGCTGCCACCTGGTGGACGAGCTGGGCCTCGAGCCCTCGCTCCAGCTCCAGCGGCTCCACCAGGAGGTGCTGGCGGACCGCCGGCAGCCCGCCGCGGCCGTCGGACGGACGACCAGGACCGGGGGACCGGCCGGACCCGGCGCACGGCCGAACTCGCCCGCGCCGGCCCAGCTTCCCGCCGACATAGGCGACTTCGTCGGGCGGGAGGACGAACTGGCCCAGCTCGAGGCCTTCCTCGGCGGCAACCGGGCCTGCACCGGCATGCGGGTGGTGGAGGTGCACGGCCCGCCGGGCGTCGGCAAGAGCGCCTTCGCCATCCGAGCCGCGCACCGGCTCCGCCCCCGCTTCCCCGACGGGCAGCTGTTCGTCGACCTCTCCACGGTCGGCGACGGCTCGCAACAGCTCACCGACGTGCTGTCCGCCTGCCTCAGCGCCTGCGGGATCGAGCGGGAGAAACAGCCCACGGGCCTCGACGAGCTCAGCCGCCTCTTCCGCAGCTGGACCGCCGACCGCCGGGTGCTGGTGGTCGTCGACGACGTGCTCGCCGCCTCCCAGCTGCGCGCCGTCATGCCCGGCGGCGCGGGCTGCGCGGTCGTCGCCACCAACCGCTACCGGGCGCACAGCCTCTCCACCGGCCGCAAGATCACACTGCCCACCCTCTCCGCCGACGAGGCCCTCGAGCTGTACGACCGGGTCGCCGAGGACCGCTCCCCGGCACAGGACCGGCCGGCGGTCCGGGAACTGATCCACATGTGCGAGGGGCTGCCGCTCGCGGTGCGGGCGGTGGCCGGACGGGTGGCCGCCCGGCCGTCCTGGTCGGCCGGCCGGCTGGTCGACCGGCTGCGGGGCAACCAGCGGCTGCTGCTGGAACTCCCGGCCGGAACCCAGTCGTTGATGAGTACGGTGGCCTCCAGCTACCGGCATCTGCCCGAACCGTCCCGCGAACTGCTGCACCTGCTGCTCAGGCTCGGCCGGCCGCGCTGGAGCATCGGCGAGGTACGGGCGTTGATGCCCGGACGCGCCGGCGACACGGAGACCCTCCTGGAGTACCTGGTCGACGTCCATCTGGTGGAGGAGACCATCCCGTCGGCCGCCGACCCCGTCTACACCGTGCCGACGCTCACCCGTCAGGCGCTGCTCCAGCTGCTGCCCGGCCGCGGCGGCGTCCACGCGGAATGCCCGGGTGACACCGTCGACCGCCCTCGGGGGAACGTGGTGCTCGCAAAGGCCACAGCTCCACGACAGGCCTCCTGA